From the genome of Salvia splendens isolate huo1 chromosome 7, SspV2, whole genome shotgun sequence:
TACTTAGTAAGTATTATTAGTATAATACCATGACCTGACGTCATAAGAAAATTATTGGAGATTAGTTTCAACCTAAATTATTAGTTAAATTAAACTCATTAATTTAAGAGTGACAAAGGAATAATAGTTTTGTAAGAACTGTAATTATTGGGGTATTGGTTTAAGTCTCTTTCACAATAACTTGTTGGTCAATTATAGGATAATGATgatttgaattgaattttaaattgtgtGGTTTTGGTTTGTGTTTATTGTTAAAAGTAATAGAGGCGCTTTACGTTCAATTAATTATATGTCAAATTTGAAATGGATCTCGACTTTAACCCGAGagattaaataaaatgtttttCTTGGCGAGGGTGAAATGATAGTGTTGACTATAAATGAAGAATCTCGCATTTACAGTATATCATACTTATCTTTGTGCTAATAATATCAAcaagttatttattttattccaatATAAGTAATTCGTATTATTTTTATGATCATCCCATTATTAGTATCCCacttttaaaaatgaattatatacTTGTAGATCAGAACAATGAGATTTAGAAATAGGTAGTGTGGAGTGTCATAAATCTAGAAGCTTTAAATACAAAATAgtacaaaattcataatttgcATATTCAAATGAAGCAAGCCACTTATAACAGGACGACACGACATATTAGTGTTTCGAATTAAAATGATAGCCAAATCCAGACAGAAAGTAGTCTTTTTTTGGTAATCTTAGGTTTCAAAGTTTGAGCAATCAAAAAAATTAAGGGTAGTTTAGTAATTAGACCGCAAAGGGCACCCGAGTAATTCTCTCCAGATTTAAGGCGAACCAGTTGGCGTGTTCTGATTGGCCACACGACTCTCACGCACCAAGTACAACTGCTGCCCCTCTCCAAACACGGcagagccgccaccgccgtcgGCGTTTTGCGCCGCCCCTTCGCTCATGTAAATGGAAAGAAGGCTGACGTCCGTGGCCCCAACTCCACTCGAAGAGAGGTTGTTCCCGCCGGAGTCCCCTACTCGCCGCGGAGAAGCCGTGGTGGAGCACTCTCCTCCGCCGCCCAAGAAGCTGCAGCTCGGCGTCGCCGCCACACTcctccctccgccgccgcaaAGCGGACACGAAGTCGCCCCCTATCAATCGCATCCACCGATTATTTATACTAGCAAAAAAAGAAgctaatgcaaaaaaaaaaaacggatTGAAAAAATACGGCGGAGGTGGAGGAGGCGGAGCGGTAGGTGGTGCCGTCGTTGTCGACGGTCCATCCGGCCTCCTGAGCGAGGTGGCGGAGGACCTCGTTGATGTCGGCGCGGGGGGAGAGGCGGTAGCCGCCGTGCTTGCGGAGGCCGTGGAAGATGTTGGTGGTGATGGAGCGGCGCTGCCTCTCTCTCATCTTGGTCCTCTCTCTCTCAAGAGCGCTCCGGCCATTGGCGCTTCGGCCGCCCTCcttcatcatcaatctctcgTTTTCTTCTGTGTTTGTTGTGTTGTGTGATAATGATTTATTTGTGGCATGAAAAGCTTGTTTTGGTTGCATGAAAGGGTCGTGGTTTGAGGAGTTAAGACAGTCAAAATGCATGTACTTTTGCTCAACGTACACATGGCAGTAGAGGGACCAaatttttattctcttttcatggaatttttgttttattgtaGATTAGTCTAGTTGGGCTGGTCGACTATGCCTAATGATGTATGGGTCGGGTTAGAATACAAATTTTTTAATCAAGACACGTCCATTGATCGAATCATCGAATAAAAACTTGGCATGAACTTGCCCGAGTCTCTTTCAAAGCTCGTAAATTATGATCCGTACTGGATAGCTCGTCGCCCTCATTTTTACCATGGCATGATTTACATGATGTACAAAGAGAATTTGTGTGAAATGAATTCACAATAGAAGAAAATGGAGGGGGGGAGCATTATTAGCTATCCTTACTCGGTTACTCCTTAGGCAACTCAAGGTCCGGTGTTTGATCAAGAGCTTCGATTGCTGAGTTATCAGGTTGCTGCAATCTTGTTCTTCAGGCTCctacaaattaaattagaaGAAACGTGCATCGGCTTTCATAAAAATGTGGCGAATAAGACTTTTACGCAATGAAATTGTATAACAATGACGAGGGTCGTATTATTTTTGCAAATTTCCTTTTAGCAAACCTTTATCCAACTCTTAACTAAGAGGAGGAGAGTGCGGATTGTTCAACTAGACTTAGAATTGTATGCTCCAATCATATGTTATATGAAGTTCACCACAAAACTTGTTCCACTCCTTTTTTAGAATACAGCATTTTAGTTTACTATTATGCAGCTCCTGAATACAGTAACTATATATATGTGCAAAGCAAATAAAAGCTTCCCTCATGTTGTTTTTCTCTCCACATGAATCACGCTTCCACTTCGACATACAAGATCCTCTGCTTCAAATTAAGTGCTTAGGGAAAATCATTGATATGATAACCAAAATTTTCACAAACTAACTTTGTAATTTTTGACAGCAGCAAACACATTCTGTCATGCTATGAATCTTATCTAATCCATATTGCTAAAGAAGCATCTAAAATCATCATAAAATATCCAATAAATAGATTTCCAAGCAGAGATTGTTCAATATCCTTCGAACTTCGAAGAATGTAAAGCTGATCTGCCCTATCTCAGTTTGAACTTTGATCCTTCTATTTGAAATCTATGTTTGTGAACAGAAACATCTCAAATAAAATGGTGGAAGATTACTCACATGAAGCTGAATGTCATCAAATTTATCCCTTGATTAGGAATATAGGAGACAACGGTTAACCGACAAAATTATGCAATTAAACAGACTAGGTATTGTGATGGGGAGACCTAATCATGGCACCAACAACATTTTTTGCAGCTGAACATGATAAAGTTCAATCTGCCATAACTATGTCATCATCAAACATATCTACTCATTTCACAGGCtaaattatcatcatcatcacgaAGCAAAAATCTTGTTCAAGACCTATGAGAAACTCTTCTTAATTTCTCAAATAATATCACTaatgaaaaaggaaaggaaCACAGGTTAACTCTGCAAACATCTAAATAAGGATAAAGTTCAATCTGCCATTGTCATCATCAAACATACCCAAACATTTCACAGGCTCTATCATCACCATCAATCATAAAATATTATCACTAATCCAAAAGGCAAGGAACACAGGTTAACTCTGCAAACATCTAAATAAGGCAACTATATAAAAACGAATCAACCTACAAACCATCATTTTTAGCGCCATAAACTGTGGGGAATCGAAAGTTAAAAGCCAAAAACGGAGAATTCGGCATACCTCCGCTTCAGAAAGATGTAATCCAGGTCCGATTTCATGGATCGCAAGAGGCGCGTGTTCTTCGCAAAATCAGCATGCACTTCCATGAAGCAATTCTCCGAATACTCGTTAAAGTGGGACAACACTGCATTGCTGTCTTGCAATCTCCCCAATCTTCGTATTCAACTCTTAGAGCTACTAATTTCTGCAAATTTATggctgaaaaaaaaacaattgacGAGAAGATATTTTAATCGAGTATAACGCCCGAAAATTGTTGGCGTCCATCAATACTAATACATACATACATGAGATTTTGTGATTGTTTGATCGAACTAAATCTTGAGAATCAACTAGAGTTCTAAATTCCCTCGAAATTTCGCTGGATGCCGATTCTATCGACTCCTTTTCTGAATCCGCCATTTTCAATCACTCTTTCTTCTTCCTCGTTTTGGTGTAAATATCCGAAACTGGATCTAAATTTGGGATAAAGTTAGCAGGCCTTATTGGGCCTCAATCATGGATATGTAAATAGAACATTTGAGCTTTTAATATTAGCATTTTCATAAATTCCAAATAAGTTATTTCCATTGATTTGTAGGTGTCAATGGGTCGATTTAGTGGAGCCCGACATGGCCCAGGTTCAATATGGGTTGACCCAAGGCTGTCCGACAAAAATAGAATGGGCACTTGGGATGGGCCTAGCCGTCGtacttcaaaattcaaaattttgttttatacttcatccgtccacgaaaaatagtctcatttgggacgatacgagttttaatgagaaattgataaagtaagagaaagtaggagaaaaaatggataaagtaagagatataaggagaaaaagtgggtaaagtatgagagaaaaactttccatttttagaaatgagattatttttgtggacatcctaaaatagcaaaatgagactattttttatggacgaatggagtatagtATATGTATGCagtgaaattatctttaatttgatatatgttgtgcgaaaaaataatttaaatcgagaaagttatatgcgttttaaagttatgagatatttttcaaattgaCTTTAATActcttattgacgtttttttatCGTATTGACCTTCCGAGACTAATGATTTAGGCCcttaatttaaatatctaatggctattatttaattataattaacaattaattacttagttagcaatataacactcatCATCCTTTTATATCTGAACTAATCAAATAATATAAGGACGACGTCGACATCCATTAGTACTTGCCATTTGCCGCATGCGATATTAACCTATAACATTTTCACCAGTGACATTTGACACATTAATTTTCATTCATGCgtattattcaaataaatcaTTTACCGCATGAATTTATAATAATGAATGTCTACGAAAATTGGCAATGATACAAACATTTAGTTGTTCATAGTAAAGATAGTGCACTCATcttcaatttcaaattaataatttgttCAATATGAAGTTTATTTATGAAGTAAGTTGTAATATTAATGTTAAGTTAGTTTAATGTTCAGTCTAGTAGATAAGATAATCGTGAGATACAATATTGGATAACTCAAAATAGAGATTAAATCATTAAATTGTCCTATGGAGTTAGATGGTTAAttatgatatactccctccgtcccataaaatagaGACTTTGGGGATGACACGAGTTAATATGGCACATATTAATTTGTGTAAAAATGgcaaccaaacaaaaaataagataacataATACTTTATATGTCCCTTTGTAGTGAAGTCGTTTCATTTTCAGCatttgttttggaaaaatgataataataaataattaaagtagagagaacgtaaagtatgagagagaactcttactttactctttctccactttaactactcctatttattagtatcatttttttaaaataaatgttcaaaatgaaacgcctctactgTACGAGGACTGATGGAGTACTATTTGATTACACGTAAACATGACAATCCAATGAGCCATTAATGTCATGCACCAAAATATGTCAACTAGGATACTACATTATCCCAAATTCCAATTTTCATTTATCCACAATCATATCTAGACTCATATGTTGAAAGAAAAGCTTAATTCACACCAATTTTAGTCATTTCCAATAAAAGTTTGTAAAATTAATCAACCAATAACAATTAATAGAATGTAAAGTGTGAATGGGTAAAAGTAAATAATGATTGTATTTCTGCAATACATGCTGAGAAAAGCAAAGTAGCCAAAAATTCAACTTATCCCACACccaaaaatttatttcatagtTTGCTTCCACAAGAAACCACAGAAAAATAATTGCATCAATAGTTGGTCAACAAGGATCTTCAACAGTACCAATTCATTCATTTGAGGGACACTGATTTTTCACTGAAAAACTATTTAGTCACAATTTATCAAATATAAGGCCAATATATTCCTAATTTAAAAGTGatagtatataaataaattaataagccTGACTTAGTGCATTAATCGAATTTAC
Proteins encoded in this window:
- the LOC121811409 gene encoding protein BZR1 homolog 4-like — translated: MHFDCLNSSNHDPFMQPKQAFHATNKSLSHNTTNTEENERLMMKEGGRSANGRSALERERTKMRERQRRSITTNIFHGLRKHGGYRLSPRADINEVLRHLAQEAGWTVDNDGTTYRSASSTSAGATSCPLCGGGGRSVAATPSCSFLGGGGECSTTASPRRVGDSGGNNLSSSGVGATDVSLLSIYMSEGAAQNADGGGGSAVFGEGQQLYLVRESRVANQNTPTGSP